A genomic stretch from Arenicella xantha includes:
- a CDS encoding slipin family protein, with the protein MILSRIVIAQHERGLVLKDKRIHDILMPGIYWRWNFGSRIEVLDTKNAEVSNPELHKLLDSTAENDLQLIQQYLSVVELSETELALVYQRKALRQVLTSGTRHVFWKHAPGLEIKLVDTKQDYRVDKSLANILARRSGITGLLNQVTAAEVGSKQLGLLWVDGELVDTLDAGLHAFWKTNRSIKVELMELRLQNLEIAGQEILTRDKVSLRLNLSASYQVTDGVRARLQLKDYEDYLYRQLQFALREAVGTKTLDSLLADKEALNGELFRSVVKQMAEYGIKVSSVGVKDIILPGEMKEILNHVVATEKAAQANVIRRREETAATRSLLNTAKLMESNPTLLRLKELETLEKVVEKVDKISVFDGLNGLLRDTVKLQV; encoded by the coding sequence ATGATCTTATCAAGAATCGTAATCGCCCAGCATGAACGCGGTCTTGTCCTCAAGGACAAACGAATTCATGACATTTTGATGCCAGGTATTTATTGGCGTTGGAATTTCGGATCCCGCATCGAGGTGCTGGACACAAAAAACGCGGAAGTCAGCAACCCTGAGTTACATAAGTTGTTGGACTCCACTGCAGAGAATGATCTGCAACTGATACAGCAGTATTTAAGCGTGGTTGAACTTAGCGAAACCGAGCTTGCGTTGGTCTACCAACGTAAAGCTTTGCGTCAAGTTTTGACTAGCGGTACTCGTCACGTGTTCTGGAAACATGCCCCCGGTTTGGAAATCAAACTGGTGGACACCAAACAAGACTATCGAGTAGACAAGTCACTAGCGAACATTCTAGCAAGACGTTCCGGTATTACCGGATTGCTGAACCAAGTCACCGCCGCCGAAGTGGGCTCCAAGCAATTGGGCCTATTGTGGGTAGACGGTGAGCTAGTCGACACGCTGGATGCTGGTTTGCATGCATTCTGGAAAACCAACCGTTCGATCAAGGTCGAGCTAATGGAACTCCGTTTGCAAAACTTGGAAATCGCCGGTCAGGAGATTCTGACACGCGACAAAGTGAGTCTACGACTTAACTTGTCGGCCAGCTACCAAGTGACAGATGGCGTGCGAGCGCGTCTACAGTTGAAAGACTATGAAGATTATTTGTACCGTCAATTGCAATTCGCTTTGCGTGAAGCGGTCGGAACCAAAACTTTGGACAGCCTGTTGGCTGATAAAGAAGCGCTCAACGGCGAACTGTTCCGCTCCGTGGTAAAGCAAATGGCTGAGTACGGTATCAAAGTCTCCAGCGTCGGTGTGAAAGACATCATCTTGCCTGGCGAGATGAAAGAAATTCTGAACCACGTAGTCGCAACTGAAAAAGCGGCGCAGGCCAACGTTATTCGCCGACGCGAAGAAACTGCGGCCACACGATCATTGCTGAACACCGCTAAGCTGATGGAGTCAAACCCAACGCTATTGCGCTTGAAGGAACTGGAAACGCTTGAAAAAGTAGTCGAGAAAGTCGACAAAATCAGCGTTTTCGATGGTCTTAACGGCCTACTTCGAGACACGGTGAAGTTGCAGGTCTAA